The following coding sequences are from one Mesorhizobium onobrychidis window:
- a CDS encoding CpaF family protein, translating to MLGRFTKGPSELRVEPKLEPMAVLPATPTLSPVVDFEPHGNDFLTLKVELHRHLIDRFNLTALENASKDEILNEIRPIVREFVRARNVPLNARELDQLTSDTADEMLGLGPIEPLLKDDSISDILINTHNRVFIERRGVIEETSIRFRDEAHLLRVINKIVSAIGRRVDESAPMVDARLEDGSRVNIAVRPISVDGPLVSIRKFSKNPYSLERLMAFNSIRQPMIDLLRIAVQARKSILVSGGTGSGKTTLLNALSSYIPSRERLITIEDAAELQLQQPHVGRLETRPPNVEGKGEVRQRELLKNALRMRPDRIIVGEVRGEEAFDMLQAMNTGHEGSMTTIHANTPRDAISRLEQMVGMAGMPMTHESIRAQIASAIDIIVQTQRLADGGRRVVSISELTGMEGNVVQLQELYHFVRRDVNAEGQIVGEFRATGVRPRFAQEAATLGHHFAKDAFNPQVPL from the coding sequence ATGCTGGGGCGGTTCACCAAAGGGCCAAGCGAGTTGCGAGTCGAGCCAAAGCTCGAGCCGATGGCGGTTTTGCCCGCCACCCCGACGCTTTCACCTGTTGTCGACTTTGAACCGCATGGTAACGATTTCCTGACGCTCAAGGTCGAGCTCCACCGCCACCTCATTGATCGCTTCAACCTGACCGCCCTTGAAAACGCGTCCAAGGATGAAATCTTGAATGAGATCCGGCCGATCGTGCGGGAATTTGTCCGCGCTCGCAACGTGCCGCTGAATGCTCGCGAGCTCGATCAATTGACCAGCGACACCGCCGACGAGATGCTCGGCCTGGGGCCGATCGAGCCGCTGCTGAAAGACGATTCAATTTCCGACATACTGATCAACACGCACAATCGCGTTTTCATCGAGCGGCGCGGCGTGATCGAGGAAACCTCGATCCGTTTCCGCGACGAGGCACATCTGCTGCGTGTCATCAACAAGATCGTCTCGGCGATCGGCCGACGCGTCGACGAATCGGCGCCGATGGTGGATGCGCGGCTGGAAGATGGTTCGCGCGTCAACATCGCAGTGCGGCCGATCTCGGTGGATGGCCCGCTGGTGTCTATCCGCAAATTTTCCAAAAACCCCTATTCGCTCGAACGCCTGATGGCGTTCAATTCGATCCGCCAGCCGATGATCGACCTTCTGCGGATCGCGGTGCAGGCACGCAAGTCGATCCTGGTTTCAGGCGGCACCGGCAGTGGCAAGACGACCTTGCTCAACGCCCTGTCGAGCTACATCCCGTCCCGGGAGCGCCTGATCACCATCGAAGACGCCGCGGAACTGCAATTGCAGCAGCCGCATGTCGGCCGGCTGGAGACGCGTCCGCCCAATGTCGAGGGCAAGGGCGAGGTCCGCCAGCGCGAACTGCTCAAGAATGCGTTGCGCATGCGGCCGGACCGCATCATCGTCGGCGAGGTCCGCGGCGAGGAAGCCTTCGACATGCTGCAGGCGATGAACACCGGCCATGAAGGTTCGATGACCACCATTCATGCCAACACACCGCGCGATGCAATATCGCGGCTGGAGCAGATGGTCGGCATGGCCGGCATGCCGATGACCCACGAGTCCATCCGAGCGCAGATTGCGTCGGCCATCGACATCATCGTGCAGACGCAGCGTCTTGCGGACGGCGGCAGGCGGGTCGTCTCCATATCGGAGCTGACCGGGATGGAAGGCAATGTCGTCCAGCTTCAGGAACTTTACCATTTCGTTCGCCGCGATGTGAATGCGGAGGGTCAGATCGTCGGTGAATTTCGCGCCACCGGCGTCCGGCCGCGCTTTGCCCAGGAAGCGGCGACGCTCGGCCACCACTTCGCCAAAGACGCGTTCAATCCGCAGGTTCCGCTTTGA
- a CDS encoding tetratricopeptide repeat protein yields the protein MTGPMRRAAVASLLLIVLSGCQTADTSGVVRTNEPSKGDVTAFGDTFDGLKTVSDVEYYASDQAVAEAKNQFRAENYGNAGALFYKATQLAPNDGGAWMGLAACSDRIRRFDLSDLAYARAFRLVGGTPEYYNNVGYSYLLRGKLQDARSNFLKAYELAPNDPTVANNLQLLSSSVKNLER from the coding sequence ATGACAGGGCCAATGCGCCGCGCAGCCGTCGCCAGCCTGCTGCTTATCGTGCTTTCCGGCTGTCAGACGGCTGATACCAGCGGCGTCGTCCGTACCAATGAGCCCTCAAAAGGTGACGTGACAGCCTTTGGCGATACCTTCGACGGGCTGAAGACGGTCAGCGACGTCGAATACTATGCCTCGGACCAGGCCGTCGCCGAAGCCAAGAACCAGTTCCGTGCGGAAAACTACGGCAATGCCGGCGCCCTGTTCTACAAGGCGACGCAACTGGCGCCCAATGATGGTGGTGCCTGGATGGGCCTGGCCGCCTGCAGCGATCGCATCCGCCGCTTCGACCTCTCCGACCTGGCCTACGCCCGAGCCTTCCGGCTGGTCGGCGGGACGCCCGAATATTACAACAATGTCGGCTATTCCTATCTGCTGCGCGGCAAGCTGCAGGACGCGCGCAGCAATTTCCTCAAGGCTTATGAGCTGGCGCCCAACGATCCGACCGTGGCCAACAATCTGCAGCTCCTGTCGTCCAGCGTGAAGAATCTCGAGCGGTAG
- a CDS encoding TadE/TadG family type IV pilus assembly protein: protein MAIDMRPRRDFRQEECGAAMVEATIAMTLLLTLTLGFIDFGYALYQWNAATKAVQVGARAASISNPVSVALASAAVTTNVPLVGTAMASGSFPTYSCTGAGGCTGFDQANFDAIYNRMVVFFPRLQPANVRITYSATGLGYWGRPGGPVPTVTVSLEGLTFQFFFLSGLLGFNDITMPSMLSTVTGEDMKSTYP, encoded by the coding sequence TTGGCTATTGACATGCGACCACGACGTGATTTCAGACAAGAGGAATGCGGAGCCGCAATGGTCGAGGCTACAATTGCCATGACCCTGCTTCTCACGCTGACGCTCGGCTTTATCGATTTCGGCTATGCGCTTTACCAATGGAACGCAGCCACAAAGGCGGTCCAAGTCGGCGCGAGGGCAGCCTCTATTTCCAATCCTGTCAGTGTCGCGCTTGCCAGCGCGGCGGTCACCACGAACGTGCCGCTGGTGGGCACGGCTATGGCGTCTGGAAGCTTCCCCACCTATTCCTGTACCGGTGCAGGCGGATGTACTGGATTCGACCAGGCGAATTTCGACGCGATCTACAATCGCATGGTCGTTTTCTTCCCCAGGCTCCAGCCGGCGAATGTCAGGATCACCTACTCCGCGACCGGCCTCGGCTATTGGGGCCGCCCAGGCGGACCGGTCCCGACGGTCACGGTCAGCCTTGAGGGTCTTACCTTCCAGTTCTTCTTTCTCAGTGGGCTTCTTGGATTCAATGACATCACCATGCCCTCCATGCTCAGCACGGTTACGGGCGAAGATATGAAAAGCACCTACCCATGA
- the cpaB gene encoding Flp pilus assembly protein CpaB produces the protein MRANTVIMIVLAGVFGVVAVVLANIWLASQRSAMARPDDVQHDTVVVAAMPLKFGDTLSADKVREVAWPSGAVPTGAFKTTKDLLAGDGTKQALQAIGTNEPVLATKITGPGQRATLSAVLGEGMKAVSIRVNDVLGVAGFVFPGDRVDVLLTRKVRTGQGADQSFVDVLLQSMKVLAVDQVADESTENPTVVKAVTLEVSTKDAQKLTLAADAGQLSLALRQAAASKGETTERITLSDLTGDTPADVAARQAELAKQAIAEAEAAAERKRADDKINGLTQAVERVGSRLDLLSKAKPVPAVVSAPQVQEVVKEVIKYVQPEPPARATIGVFRGVKLESYDVPRQK, from the coding sequence ATGCGCGCAAACACTGTCATCATGATCGTTCTCGCCGGCGTGTTCGGCGTGGTGGCGGTCGTGCTCGCCAATATTTGGCTGGCTAGCCAGCGCAGTGCAATGGCGCGGCCCGATGATGTTCAGCACGACACGGTTGTGGTGGCCGCGATGCCGTTGAAGTTCGGCGACACGCTGTCGGCGGACAAGGTGCGCGAAGTCGCCTGGCCCTCAGGCGCGGTCCCGACCGGAGCTTTCAAGACAACAAAAGATCTGCTGGCCGGCGATGGCACGAAGCAGGCGCTGCAAGCGATCGGCACTAACGAGCCCGTTCTCGCAACCAAGATCACCGGTCCCGGCCAGCGCGCCACGCTTTCGGCGGTGCTCGGCGAAGGCATGAAGGCCGTTTCTATCAGGGTCAACGACGTGCTCGGCGTCGCCGGGTTCGTTTTCCCCGGCGACCGGGTCGATGTGCTGCTGACGCGCAAGGTGCGCACCGGCCAAGGGGCGGACCAGAGTTTTGTCGACGTGCTTTTGCAGAGCATGAAGGTGCTCGCCGTCGACCAGGTCGCCGATGAAAGCACCGAGAACCCGACGGTCGTCAAAGCGGTCACGCTCGAGGTCAGCACCAAAGACGCCCAGAAGCTTACCTTGGCCGCCGACGCTGGCCAACTGTCACTGGCGCTTCGCCAGGCTGCCGCCAGCAAGGGCGAGACGACCGAACGCATTACGCTTTCAGACCTGACCGGTGACACGCCGGCCGATGTTGCCGCCAGGCAGGCCGAACTCGCCAAGCAGGCAATAGCCGAGGCTGAGGCCGCAGCCGAGCGCAAGCGCGCCGACGACAAGATCAATGGGCTCACCCAGGCCGTGGAACGGGTGGGAAGCAGGCTCGACCTGTTGAGCAAGGCAAAACCTGTTCCGGCAGTGGTCTCAGCACCCCAGGTGCAAGAAGTGGTTAAGGAAGTGATCAAATATGTGCAGCCGGAGCCGCCGGCGCGTGCGACAATCGGCGTCTTCAGGGGTGTGAAGCTTGAATCTTACGACGTGCCGCGACAAAAGTGA
- a CDS encoding Flp family type IVb pilin — MKKLMTMTRQFRDDENGAAMVEYTILLGIITIAVIASIVVVGTWVGARWTSLSTTLTANP, encoded by the coding sequence ATGAAGAAGCTCATGACGATGACCCGGCAGTTCCGCGACGACGAAAACGGCGCTGCTATGGTCGAATATACCATCTTGCTCGGCATCATCACTATCGCAGTGATTGCGTCGATTGTTGTCGTCGGCACTTGGGTCGGTGCCCGGTGGACATCGCTATCGACGACGTTGACTGCCAACCCGTGA
- a CDS encoding type II and III secretion system protein family protein, which translates to MRMFWGPLAAATLACSAALLPLSPAAHAADRRIDVSNPSVHRIFLPMSQSVTIQVNATLGDIVVGDEKIADAQPMTDRTLYVIGKSAGTTTVNLFSEDKRSLGVIQIEVGVDVSDMAQAIRQVAPNSRIDIGSINGKVRLGGHVKDGATLAAIMEVAQQYGPDAIINAVTVDDSQQVNLEVRVLEAKRNAGRDLGVSIRSTNGSGTTRTATGIAAVDEDGVVLGPGDLLTGLLSNTNPFAALITRVIDSNIKVDLIIEALEAKGVVRTLAEPNLTTLSGELASFNAGGEVPIRTDEGDGEISVEYKQFGVNLLFTPVVLANDKINIRLAPEVSDLTGFTVAGDPIFTNRKLSTVVELRDGQSFAVGGLLSSKNTKIQRQVPWLGQVPIVGTLFRNSSNQKEETELVVIVTPRIVRPVKPGEQLATPFDKTRSANDPEFFVLGQLEVTKDMVRKYELGQGVVGPYGHMLDLKSKDKMIYAKK; encoded by the coding sequence ATGCGTATGTTCTGGGGACCACTTGCGGCGGCCACACTAGCCTGTTCTGCGGCGCTATTGCCTTTAAGCCCCGCTGCTCATGCAGCCGACCGCAGGATCGATGTATCGAACCCCAGCGTCCACCGCATTTTCCTGCCCATGTCACAGTCGGTGACAATCCAGGTGAACGCCACTCTCGGCGATATCGTCGTCGGCGACGAGAAGATCGCCGACGCCCAGCCAATGACCGACCGCACGCTCTATGTCATCGGCAAGAGCGCCGGCACCACCACCGTCAACCTCTTTTCCGAGGACAAGCGCTCGCTTGGCGTGATCCAGATCGAGGTCGGCGTCGACGTGAGCGACATGGCGCAGGCGATCCGGCAGGTCGCGCCCAATTCGCGCATCGATATCGGCTCGATCAACGGCAAGGTCAGGCTTGGCGGCCATGTCAAGGACGGCGCCACGCTGGCGGCGATCATGGAGGTCGCTCAGCAATATGGCCCCGACGCGATCATAAACGCGGTGACCGTCGACGACAGCCAGCAGGTTAACCTTGAAGTGCGGGTGCTGGAGGCCAAGCGCAATGCCGGCCGCGATCTTGGCGTCTCAATCAGGAGCACCAATGGCAGCGGCACGACCCGCACCGCAACGGGCATAGCCGCCGTCGATGAGGACGGTGTGGTGCTCGGGCCGGGCGATCTGCTTACCGGCCTTCTTTCGAACACCAACCCGTTCGCGGCGCTGATCACCCGCGTCATCGACAGCAACATCAAGGTCGACCTGATCATTGAGGCGCTCGAGGCCAAGGGCGTGGTGCGCACCCTTGCCGAACCCAACCTCACCACGCTTTCCGGTGAGCTGGCCAGCTTCAACGCCGGCGGCGAAGTGCCTATCCGCACCGACGAAGGTGATGGCGAGATCTCGGTCGAGTACAAGCAGTTCGGCGTCAATCTGCTGTTCACGCCGGTCGTGCTCGCCAACGACAAGATCAACATCAGGCTGGCGCCGGAAGTCAGCGACCTGACCGGCTTCACCGTCGCCGGCGACCCGATCTTCACCAACCGCAAGCTGTCGACCGTCGTCGAATTGCGCGACGGCCAGAGCTTCGCGGTCGGCGGGCTTTTGTCCAGCAAGAACACCAAGATCCAGAGGCAGGTGCCGTGGCTCGGCCAGGTGCCGATCGTCGGGACGCTGTTCAGGAATTCGAGCAACCAGAAGGAAGAAACCGAACTGGTCGTGATCGTGACGCCGCGTATCGTGCGGCCGGTAAAGCCTGGCGAGCAACTGGCGACGCCGTTCGACAAGACGCGGTCGGCCAACGACCCAGAGTTTTTCGTGCTCGGTCAACTGGAAGTGACCAAGGACATGGTTCGCAAATATGAACTCGGCCAAGGCGTGGTCGGTCCCTACGGCCACATGCTCGACCTCAAATCCAAGGACAAGATGATCTATGCCAAGAAATAG
- a CDS encoding type II secretion system F family protein translates to MFSNTQDLSLLVSIAVFLAAVALFLLGAFVFTPALQTRKRVAQSLLADGIPNRRSLVGQEELARISAQRPVEAYFRSLKKERDEPSALDAKLFRAGFYQPSAPLIYTLSRLGAVCVGFVATYALLSQILPPQLPSLVAFGGSALLGLACIVIPSIALDRFENGQKQIYRRGFPDFMDMMITCADAGMSLEAAVERVSNELAGTHKWLGIQLSIMTLQLRAGKPLREALRELADRIGLDEARALAVLFRQSEELGTSLTEALRVYSDEMRGQRILRAEERANSLPVKMMIPLGLCIFPVVMMVVMLPVIIRMKGIFF, encoded by the coding sequence CTGTTTTCGAATACCCAGGATCTGAGCCTTTTGGTCTCAATCGCCGTTTTCCTGGCGGCGGTGGCGCTATTCCTGTTGGGAGCGTTTGTCTTCACGCCGGCGCTGCAGACGAGGAAGCGGGTTGCGCAAAGCCTGTTGGCAGACGGTATTCCCAACCGACGTTCGCTCGTCGGACAGGAAGAATTGGCCAGGATCTCGGCGCAGCGGCCGGTCGAGGCGTATTTTCGATCGCTCAAAAAGGAACGGGACGAGCCCAGCGCGCTGGACGCGAAGCTCTTTCGCGCCGGCTTCTACCAGCCAAGCGCGCCGCTCATTTATACTCTGTCTCGGCTCGGCGCAGTCTGCGTCGGTTTTGTTGCGACCTATGCACTCCTATCCCAGATCTTACCACCCCAATTGCCCAGTCTTGTCGCTTTTGGAGGTTCAGCCTTGCTTGGGCTTGCATGCATTGTCATACCCAGCATCGCGCTCGACCGGTTCGAGAATGGGCAAAAGCAGATCTATCGTCGCGGCTTTCCGGATTTCATGGATATGATGATTACCTGCGCCGACGCGGGCATGAGCCTGGAGGCGGCCGTCGAGCGCGTCAGCAACGAACTGGCCGGCACCCATAAATGGCTCGGTATCCAGCTTTCGATCATGACTCTGCAGTTGCGCGCCGGCAAGCCGCTGCGCGAGGCGCTGCGCGAACTCGCTGACCGAATCGGCCTTGACGAGGCGCGGGCGCTGGCTGTGCTGTTTCGTCAGTCGGAAGAACTCGGTACAAGTTTGACAGAAGCCCTGCGCGTCTACAGCGACGAAATGCGTGGACAGAGAATCCTTCGCGCCGAGGAACGCGCCAACTCTTTGCCGGTCAAGATGATGATTCCATTGGGGCTGTGCATCTTTCCGGTGGTGATGATGGTCGTCATGCTGCCTGTTATCATCCGAATGAAAGGCATTTTCTTCTAG
- a CDS encoding TadE/TadG family type IV pilus assembly protein: MLRIVRAFWHDQRGIALILVSVMLPAIIGFSLLAIDMSRVNNLHNDLQKGADAFALAAAAELDGKPDAWTRAERALANLVENDSRFSSVTARADLDNGGAVNGTTACRNGGDIAWCFLASIPPSDSTAINPLTGVDANGVDRKAATSADAQFAMVSVQASRFDAIFPASFVGAGANNFFDVGATAVAGFAGVVVCDMTPLFICNPFPGQNLQDVANNQNFYRKGIKLVMGSTSWGPGNMGFLRPLSAHGYGEPDLADDIAHVDFPECVNSRGIYTQTGNLTEKAKAAFNTRFDMYGSHFAKTDASVPPAPNIRKGFDFAPKGNNPGTDPCDKIPGTDLTKFHGLTQDTAYPLFDGRIGNGLWDYEGYVAANYPNGELDDFQHEDGSAYTNANPPSRYDLYKYETDPANGLVDTLSVGGETGEALCHASPSTDPDRRLIYAAIVDCAQYEDELNGQSGSMTAMGFASFFLTEPVTGDDVLAEIVDIDGNKGRGTMMGFAKDNVQLYR; this comes from the coding sequence ATGCTGCGGATTGTTCGCGCGTTCTGGCACGATCAGAGGGGAATAGCGCTGATTCTGGTCAGCGTCATGCTGCCGGCGATCATCGGCTTTTCCCTGCTGGCGATCGATATGAGCCGGGTCAACAACCTCCACAACGATCTTCAGAAGGGCGCTGACGCGTTCGCGCTCGCGGCGGCAGCGGAACTGGACGGCAAGCCGGATGCGTGGACCCGGGCGGAACGAGCACTCGCCAACCTTGTCGAGAACGACAGCCGCTTCTCCAGTGTGACTGCTCGCGCCGACCTTGATAATGGCGGCGCCGTGAACGGCACGACGGCCTGCCGGAACGGAGGCGACATCGCTTGGTGCTTTCTCGCGAGCATACCGCCAAGCGATTCGACGGCCATAAATCCGCTGACGGGGGTCGACGCCAATGGAGTCGATCGGAAGGCGGCGACCAGCGCGGATGCGCAGTTTGCTATGGTTTCAGTCCAGGCAAGCCGTTTCGACGCGATCTTCCCAGCGTCCTTCGTCGGCGCCGGGGCGAACAACTTCTTCGATGTCGGCGCGACCGCCGTTGCGGGATTCGCGGGCGTCGTCGTCTGCGACATGACCCCGCTCTTCATCTGCAACCCGTTCCCGGGTCAGAACCTGCAGGATGTGGCGAACAATCAGAATTTCTACCGAAAGGGCATTAAACTTGTGATGGGCTCAACGTCGTGGGGGCCGGGCAACATGGGCTTCCTGCGCCCGCTGTCTGCCCATGGTTACGGTGAGCCAGATCTTGCCGATGACATCGCGCACGTCGATTTTCCGGAATGCGTGAACAGCAGAGGAATTTACACACAGACCGGCAATCTGACTGAAAAAGCGAAGGCGGCGTTCAATACCCGGTTCGACATGTACGGATCGCACTTCGCAAAGACCGACGCGTCGGTGCCACCGGCACCCAACATTCGAAAAGGGTTCGACTTCGCGCCAAAGGGCAACAATCCCGGCACCGACCCGTGCGACAAGATACCCGGGACCGACCTCACAAAGTTCCATGGCCTGACGCAGGACACCGCCTACCCGCTATTCGACGGGCGCATCGGTAATGGCCTGTGGGATTACGAGGGCTACGTGGCAGCCAACTACCCCAATGGTGAGCTGGATGACTTCCAACACGAAGACGGGAGCGCCTATACGAACGCCAACCCGCCGTCCCGGTATGACCTTTACAAATACGAGACGGACCCCGCCAACGGTCTGGTCGACACCCTATCAGTCGGCGGTGAAACCGGCGAAGCACTTTGCCATGCATCGCCATCGACCGATCCTGATCGGCGTTTGATCTACGCAGCAATTGTCGATTGCGCTCAATACGAGGATGAACTGAACGGACAGAGTGGCAGCATGACCGCGATGGGCTTCGCGAGTTTCTTCCTCACCGAGCCGGTTACCGGTGACGACGTGCTGGCCGAAATCGTTGACATCGATGGCAATAAGGGTCGAGGCACCATGATGGGCTTCGCGAAGGACAATGTGCAGCTTTATCGCTAG
- a CDS encoding type II secretion system F family protein, whose translation MPSGQTLLYLIYVMAAASVILAAEALYMTYSKRRSTVSTINRRLKRLADEVPAEQTLQGLLRERGLTGSGDFLFNAVGLNRLYTQSGITGNPLSFVAIFILAGLVLALVFSFLLHFSAVVSCIVFLLIGFALPFLVLRRARAKRIQKFAKQLPDALDMIVRSLRAGHPTSVAIGLVAREMPDPLGTEFGIVSDEITFGLSLENAVRKLSQRVGFEGLQLLSVSLSIQAKTGGNLTEILSNLASVLRERQKLRLKIKALSAEGRMSGWIISLFPLFMFGILMGIAPSYYGDVWGNPLIMPVFLIFGLWALLGDFIMYRMVNFDF comes from the coding sequence ATGCCGTCTGGCCAGACATTACTTTACCTCATCTATGTGATGGCGGCGGCGTCGGTTATTCTCGCGGCCGAAGCTCTGTACATGACGTACTCCAAGCGCCGCTCAACGGTCAGCACGATCAATCGTCGGCTGAAGCGGCTCGCTGATGAGGTTCCGGCCGAACAGACCTTGCAGGGATTGCTGCGAGAACGTGGGCTTACCGGCTCGGGCGATTTTCTTTTCAATGCGGTCGGGCTGAACAGGCTATACACCCAATCCGGCATTACCGGGAATCCGCTGTCGTTTGTCGCGATATTTATTCTCGCTGGGCTAGTACTGGCACTGGTATTTTCGTTCCTGCTACACTTCTCCGCCGTGGTTTCGTGCATCGTCTTTCTTCTCATCGGATTCGCCCTGCCGTTTCTGGTTCTCCGCCGCGCCCGTGCCAAGCGAATCCAGAAATTCGCGAAGCAATTGCCGGATGCACTCGACATGATCGTGCGTTCGCTGCGCGCCGGTCATCCAACTTCCGTGGCGATAGGTCTTGTCGCCCGTGAAATGCCTGATCCACTCGGCACCGAATTCGGCATCGTTTCCGACGAAATCACCTTTGGCCTTAGTCTTGAAAACGCGGTGCGGAAACTCTCGCAACGCGTTGGCTTCGAGGGCCTTCAACTGCTGTCTGTGTCGCTGTCGATTCAGGCCAAGACCGGCGGCAATTTGACCGAGATACTGTCGAACCTCGCATCGGTGCTGCGCGAACGGCAGAAACTCAGATTGAAGATCAAGGCGCTCTCGGCCGAGGGGCGAATGTCGGGGTGGATCATTTCATTGTTTCCGCTCTTCATGTTCGGCATCCTCATGGGCATCGCTCCGAGCTACTATGGCGATGTATGGGGCAATCCGCTGATCATGCCTGTGTTTTTGATTTTCGGACTATGGGCTCTGCTGGGCGACTTCATCATGTATCGCATGGTCAATTTCGATTTTTGA
- a CDS encoding AAA family ATPase, with protein MNAINTKVLPTKRKQVALFSSDPQFKREVATRLDALAIYDVRISETADFLNGPPPETRPGIVILDVANGELLGEPGIVAARALWASVPLIAVSDELTSEKTRILVRMNASDWLHKPLDAKELLNAVTFHDTGNQGTKSRIITFISASGGAGATTLALSAAEFLASKSTERAASTCLVDLDFQSANCGAYLNLFNQFDLAGIIGQPERLDVELMDVIKLSRPSGLTLYSFERPQLPFEPQGADFVFRLLDLVAYRFDDIVIDLPNIETPWQNSVLSTSDEIFIVFELNVASLRQGKRLYTKIRELRGNSVSITLVANKHKRKWFGNHFSRSELEKIFKAPHIKSVGLDNALLTDALNRAILPSEVDGRARFNKDLKRMFKERLDDAAR; from the coding sequence ATGAATGCCATCAACACCAAAGTTCTCCCGACCAAAAGAAAGCAGGTCGCTCTGTTCTCGTCGGATCCGCAGTTCAAACGCGAGGTGGCGACGCGGCTCGACGCGCTGGCCATCTACGATGTCAGGATTTCCGAGACGGCTGACTTCCTCAACGGCCCGCCCCCTGAGACGCGGCCGGGCATCGTCATCCTCGACGTGGCCAATGGCGAGTTGCTCGGCGAGCCCGGCATCGTCGCGGCGCGCGCCTTGTGGGCATCCGTGCCGCTGATCGCGGTTTCCGACGAATTGACCTCCGAAAAGACGCGCATCCTGGTTCGCATGAACGCCTCGGACTGGCTGCACAAGCCGCTCGACGCCAAGGAACTGCTCAACGCGGTCACATTTCACGACACCGGCAACCAGGGCACCAAGAGCCGTATCATCACTTTCATCAGCGCCAGCGGCGGCGCCGGAGCCACGACGCTCGCTCTGTCGGCGGCGGAGTTCCTGGCGTCGAAATCCACCGAACGTGCGGCTTCGACCTGCCTCGTCGACCTCGATTTCCAGAGCGCCAATTGCGGCGCCTATCTCAACCTGTTCAACCAGTTCGACCTGGCCGGCATCATCGGCCAGCCTGAAAGGCTCGATGTCGAACTGATGGATGTCATCAAGCTCTCTCGCCCGTCCGGCCTGACCCTCTATTCATTCGAGAGGCCGCAGCTGCCGTTTGAGCCGCAGGGCGCCGATTTCGTGTTCCGGCTGCTGGACCTCGTCGCCTACCGGTTCGACGACATCGTCATCGACCTGCCGAATATCGAAACCCCCTGGCAGAATTCCGTGCTTTCGACGAGCGACGAGATCTTCATCGTCTTCGAGCTCAACGTCGCCTCGCTGCGGCAAGGCAAGCGGCTCTACACGAAGATCCGCGAACTGCGCGGCAATTCGGTGAGCATCACGCTGGTCGCCAACAAGCATAAGCGCAAATGGTTCGGCAACCACTTTTCGCGCAGCGAACTCGAGAAGATCTTCAAGGCGCCGCACATCAAGTCGGTCGGCCTGGACAATGCGCTGCTGACCGACGCGCTGAACCGGGCCATCCTGCCCTCCGAAGTGGATGGGCGGGCGCGCTTCAACAAGGACCTGAAGCGGATGTTCAAAGAGCGGCTCGATGACGCTGCACGGTAG
- a CDS encoding TadE/TadG family type IV pilus assembly protein: MTLITPLMIALTAGVFEFGTIIHRKLLIEAGLRDAARFMARCTEDFVNPDPGTNYCVSTAQNIAKYGTPVAGTFRVADWAADEPVAIATYDTANPVDPDTGLQDYRGTGTTVRTIRVTTTYNYGAGSLLFYIGVGPITIAASHEERFVGY, from the coding sequence ATGACGTTGATCACGCCGCTGATGATTGCCCTGACGGCCGGCGTATTTGAGTTTGGCACCATTATCCATCGCAAGCTGCTGATCGAGGCGGGTCTGCGTGATGCCGCACGCTTCATGGCGCGCTGCACAGAGGACTTTGTAAACCCTGACCCAGGCACAAATTATTGCGTCTCTACTGCACAAAACATCGCTAAATACGGGACACCGGTGGCCGGGACGTTCAGGGTAGCTGACTGGGCTGCCGACGAGCCCGTCGCAATCGCGACCTACGACACTGCAAACCCGGTCGATCCAGACACGGGCTTGCAGGACTACAGAGGGACCGGCACGACCGTTCGCACAATCCGCGTGACCACTACCTACAACTATGGGGCCGGCTCGCTGTTGTTCTACATCGGGGTCGGCCCAATCACCATCGCGGCCTCGCATGAGGAGCGATTTGTTGGCTATTGA